From Agromyces sp. SYSU T00194, a single genomic window includes:
- the ureB gene encoding urease subunit beta, translating into MSSSAASGPGAIRVRPGTIELNADRTEAERLELVILNAGDRPVQIGSHIHLPDTNAALQFDRAAAAGFRLDIPSGTSERFEPGVSKRVGAVALRGRRLVPGIQVRPNGEEH; encoded by the coding sequence GTGTCGTCATCCGCAGCATCCGGCCCTGGCGCCATCCGCGTGCGCCCCGGCACCATCGAGCTGAACGCCGACCGCACCGAGGCCGAGCGACTCGAGCTGGTGATCCTGAACGCCGGCGACCGCCCGGTGCAGATCGGCTCGCACATCCACCTGCCCGACACGAACGCCGCGCTGCAGTTCGACCGCGCGGCGGCCGCGGGCTTCCGGCTCGACATCCCGTCGGGCACCTCGGAGCGCTTCGAGCCCGGCGTGTCGAAGCGGGTCGGGGCGGTCGCGCTGCGCGGCCGGCGGCTCGTCCCGGGCATCCAGGTGCGACCGAACGGGGAGGAGCACTGA
- a CDS encoding urease subunit gamma: MHLSPADTEKLLLAVAGMVARDRRERGVKLNHPEAVALLSTWVIERARDGADVAQLMDDGRAVLTRDDVMDGVAEMLADVQVEATFPDGRKLVTLHHPID; the protein is encoded by the coding sequence ATGCATCTCTCGCCCGCGGACACGGAGAAGCTGTTGCTCGCCGTTGCCGGAATGGTGGCACGCGACCGGCGCGAACGCGGCGTGAAGCTCAACCATCCCGAGGCTGTCGCCCTGCTGTCGACGTGGGTCATCGAGCGCGCCCGAGACGGTGCCGACGTCGCCCAGCTCATGGACGACGGGCGCGCCGTGCTGACGCGAGACGACGTGATGGACGGGGTCGCCGAGATGCTCGCCGACGTGCAGGTCGAGGCGACGTTCCCCGACGGGCGCAAGCTCGTGACCCTCCACCACCCGATCGACTGA
- a CDS encoding alpha/beta fold hydrolase, which produces MNALADDLFPGTGTDAARRAAARRDAAIGPTDWARVPQRFVRDTVHAPSGPLARIALGPATAQRVLLVPGMTGSKEDFLLMMPLLADAGYRVEAFDMAGQYESWEAGPERLDPPERRYSRRLFVDDLLAVLETGATPAHVLGYSYAGTVAADAALRRPAAFASLTLLSAPPFAGQALRGFKVLGPLSPLVPGRALGPVFVAALRLNVHRAPADRARFVTDRFRLTRVSSVGDILALMKRTPDLADELRASGLPVLVAVGAGDVWREGAHAAFARRLGATFVEIPTGHSPCETAPHQLTEAMLAFLRH; this is translated from the coding sequence GTGAATGCCCTCGCGGACGACCTGTTCCCCGGCACCGGCACGGACGCCGCGCGCCGTGCGGCGGCGCGCCGCGACGCCGCGATCGGGCCGACGGACTGGGCGCGCGTGCCGCAGCGGTTCGTGCGGGACACCGTCCACGCGCCCAGCGGGCCGCTCGCCCGCATCGCGCTCGGGCCCGCGACTGCCCAGCGCGTGCTCCTGGTGCCCGGCATGACGGGATCGAAGGAGGACTTCCTCCTGATGATGCCGCTGCTCGCGGATGCGGGGTACCGGGTCGAGGCGTTCGACATGGCCGGGCAGTACGAGTCGTGGGAGGCGGGCCCCGAGCGCCTCGACCCGCCCGAGCGGCGCTACTCGCGCCGGCTCTTCGTCGACGACCTGCTCGCGGTGCTCGAGACCGGCGCGACGCCCGCCCACGTGCTCGGCTACTCGTACGCGGGGACTGTGGCGGCGGATGCGGCGCTGCGACGTCCGGCGGCGTTCGCGAGCCTCACCCTGCTGTCGGCCCCGCCGTTCGCGGGACAGGCGCTGCGCGGGTTCAAGGTGCTGGGGCCGCTGAGCCCGCTCGTGCCGGGACGTGCCCTCGGCCCCGTGTTCGTCGCGGCGCTCCGGCTGAACGTGCACCGTGCACCCGCAGACCGTGCGCGGTTCGTCACCGACCGGTTCCGCCTCACCCGAGTGTCGAGCGTCGGCGACATCCTCGCCCTGATGAAGCGCACGCCCGACCTGGCGGACGAGCTGCGCGCGTCGGGCCTGCCGGTGCTGGTCGCGGTGGGCGCGGGCGACGTCTGGCGCGAGGGCGCGCACGCGGCCTTCGCGCGGCGGCTGGGGGCGACGTTCGTCGAGATCCCGACGGGGCACAGCCCGTGCGAGACCGCGCCGCACCAGCTCACCGAGGCGATGCTCGCGTTCCTGCGGCACTGA
- a CDS encoding glycosyltransferase family 2 protein — MGTLSVVIPSLNDARMLEQCLADLAVQTRAPDEIIVVDNGSTDDTAAVALAAGARLVHEPVRGVLHATAAGFDAACGDVIGRLDADSRPAADWAARVERRFESDATLGALTGTGVFYGCGPVLRAVAGRVYLGGYFWFMGMIVGQTPVFGSNFALRREVWSATRDAIHLDDPRAHDDLDISFALGPDVGVDYDPELHVGVSARPFDDGAGLRRRASWAFHGIAVNWAEVGWWTRRRRCARGRRARRAAQRLAAVRHLTSGSDQGLAA; from the coding sequence ATGGGCACCCTGTCCGTCGTGATCCCGTCGTTGAACGACGCACGGATGCTCGAGCAGTGCCTCGCCGACCTCGCCGTGCAAACGCGCGCGCCCGACGAGATCATCGTGGTCGACAACGGGTCGACCGACGACACCGCCGCCGTGGCGCTCGCCGCCGGTGCCCGTCTCGTGCACGAGCCCGTGCGGGGCGTTCTGCACGCGACCGCGGCCGGGTTCGACGCGGCGTGCGGCGACGTGATCGGCCGGCTCGACGCCGACTCGCGGCCGGCGGCCGACTGGGCAGCGCGGGTGGAGCGGCGATTCGAGTCGGATGCCACGCTGGGCGCGCTGACCGGAACCGGCGTGTTCTACGGCTGCGGCCCGGTGCTGCGCGCCGTGGCGGGCCGGGTCTACCTCGGCGGCTACTTCTGGTTCATGGGCATGATCGTCGGGCAGACCCCGGTGTTCGGCTCGAACTTCGCACTGCGCCGCGAGGTCTGGTCTGCCACGCGCGACGCGATCCACCTCGACGACCCGCGCGCCCACGACGACCTCGACATCAGCTTCGCGCTCGGCCCCGACGTGGGCGTCGACTACGACCCGGAGCTGCACGTCGGGGTGTCGGCGCGTCCGTTCGACGACGGGGCCGGGCTGCGCCGCCGGGCGTCCTGGGCGTTCCACGGCATCGCGGTGAACTGGGCGGAGGTCGGCTGGTGGACCCGTCGCCGCCGCTGCGCACGCGGTCGCCGCGCTCGCCGCGCCGCACAGCGACTGGCCGCGGTGCGGCACCTGACGTCGGGGTCGGACCAGGGCCTCGCCGCGTAG